TAAAACTCAACAAGGTCACCGTGTTCAATTAAAGCAATTCGAACTTCATAAGAAGTTGCATTTATAATCAGGTCTGTAGCCATAATAGATGTTTGTTTTATCTTTATTTATTTTAGTATCAAATATTCTATATCATTCGATACGCAAGTTTAACCAGTTTTGAGCCAGCAAGCTGAGCAGTTGTCAATTCAAAAAGATTGCCCGCAACTTCCAACGGCTTCAGAGCGGCTTTACTGATCTCAGATTCCATCGTCATCAACAGACTTCCCTCGCCATCAATTATCAGCTCGGTAAAAGCAGGACGTGCATTAATCCTGCGCTGCTTGCCTTTGCGAACAACCTCTATAAAAAAATCCTCTGCGGCAAGAAACTCGGAAACTCTGTTTTGATCAAGATGGCCTGGAGTAGTAACCCGGTAGACGGTCTCAACCTTATCAGGTATGGTCTTGGCTCCAAGCCAGATCGTGTTGACCACTATGCCCTCAGGCAGTTCCACATTCAAACGCACCTTGCAGGCATCAAGATCTTTAATCGGCTTAAAGGTCTGGACAACAAAATACTCTGCATAGCTCTGTGTTCCGACAGAAAGCGCAGGGGAAAATGAGACCTTTGGAGTAGGGTTGTAGCCTTGAGAAAAGCGAACAGGAATTTCGGCCCTTCGTAAAGCTCGGAAGACCAGCTGTAGAACCTCCAGATGTCCAAGAAGACTCGCCTTGCCAAGACGTTCATAGGAGAACCAGTAATTATAGCTGAGCTGGTCGTTTTCAGCGTCAGCAGAATCGATGGGAGGAGGCACAGCGGCAACATATGAATCACTGTTATAGATAACAGGCTTAACAGTTTTAAAATCACATAGTCCGCATTTCTGGCAACCATGCACCCGGCAGTCGGGCGTATAGCTCTGCTGCCCGGCCTTGGCTAATTCATCCTTAAAGAAATGATCGTCTAAACCTGCACTTAAGTGCTGCCAGGGCAATGGAGCATCGACATCACGAGCCAGAAGATAGGAATCAAAATCAATGGCGAGCTCCGCTGCCGCCTTTTGCCAAAGCGCCAGGTTAAACGTTTCCGACCAACCATCAAGCCGGGCTCCAAGCCGCCATGCCTTTTCGATAACGGCGCTGAGTCTCCTGTCGCCCCGAGCAAAAACACCTTCGAGGTAACTGGTCTTCGGGCTGTTCCACTTTAACTGCGCCCCTTTAGGAAGGTTGCGTTTTATCGAGTCGAGTATCGCAAAACCCTCTGCCATACCAAGTTGTTCACTCCACTGAAACGGGGTATGCGGTTTTGGCACAAACACTCCAACACTCACACTTATGCTTGTGCCATTTTTACCACCAACCGCCTTTGCCTTTCGTACCAGTTCAGGTATGGCATCAATATCTTCCTGGGTTTCAAATGGCAGCCCAACCATGAAGTAGAGTTTTATGTTTTTCCAACCCAGCGAAAACGCAGTCTTAACGGTTTCAAGCAGATCTTCCTCGGTGATGCCCTTGTTGATTATTTTACGCAGCCTGTCGCTGCCGGCCTCTGGGGCGATCGTAAAGCCGGATTTACGAACACGTTTAATCTGCTCCATAATCTCAGGGGTCAAGGTGCCAACCCGCATTGATGGCATCGAAACAGAGACGCGCTGATCAACAAAATTGTTCATCAAGTCAACCAGCAGCGGTGTAAGACACGAGTAATCGCCAGTGCTTAGTGAAAGCAGAGCGAGCTCGTCAAACCCGCCATTTCGAATACCTTGGCGGGCGATCTCCAGAATATCTTCCGGTCGTCGTTCCCGCACCGGACGATATATGATACCGGCCTGACAGAAGCGGCAGCCACGCGTACAGCCCCTAGCAAGTTCAATTCCCAGACGATCGTGGACTATCCGACTGAGGGGCACCAGAGGTTTGGCATAGAAAGAGTCTTTTTCAAAGGCTGGCAACACCGCACGACGAACACGTTCGCACCCCTCCTTCAAGGGGGTAACCCCTGTAAACCGGCCGGAACTGTACTCAGCCACAAAAAACGACGGTACATAAACACCGGTAATTAAGGCAAGTTTGCTCAGAGTTGCCTGACGGCTAAGGCCGTCTTTTTTTGCTGACTGGATAGTTTGAGCAATTGAAATAACCGCCTCTTCGCCATCCCCAAGCAGTATTGCGTCAAAAAAGTCCGCTACCGGTTCCGGATTAAAGGCGCAAGGCCCACCGCCAATCACAAGTGGGTGCGAGTCATCCCGGTCAATGCTGTAAAAAGGAATTGCCGAGAGATCAAGTATGGTGAGAATATTGGTGTAACAGAGCTCGTACGG
This window of the Desulfobulbaceae bacterium genome carries:
- a CDS encoding TIGR03960 family B12-binding radical SAM protein, with product MTVEELLPLLTRPSRYLGSEHNAIKKEWQSVSFRAVLAFPDLYEIGMSHHGLQILYHLINRHDDFLAERVYTPDQDLEKLLRQKNEPLFALESGRPVQSFDMLGITLPYELCYTNILTILDLSAIPFYSIDRDDSHPLVIGGGPCAFNPEPVADFFDAILLGDGEEAVISIAQTIQSAKKDGLSRQATLSKLALITGVYVPSFFVAEYSSGRFTGVTPLKEGCERVRRAVLPAFEKDSFYAKPLVPLSRIVHDRLGIELARGCTRGCRFCQAGIIYRPVRERRPEDILEIARQGIRNGGFDELALLSLSTGDYSCLTPLLVDLMNNFVDQRVSVSMPSMRVGTLTPEIMEQIKRVRKSGFTIAPEAGSDRLRKIINKGITEEDLLETVKTAFSLGWKNIKLYFMVGLPFETQEDIDAIPELVRKAKAVGGKNGTSISVSVGVFVPKPHTPFQWSEQLGMAEGFAILDSIKRNLPKGAQLKWNSPKTSYLEGVFARGDRRLSAVIEKAWRLGARLDGWSETFNLALWQKAAAELAIDFDSYLLARDVDAPLPWQHLSAGLDDHFFKDELAKAGQQSYTPDCRVHGCQKCGLCDFKTVKPVIYNSDSYVAAVPPPIDSADAENDQLSYNYWFSYERLGKASLLGHLEVLQLVFRALRRAEIPVRFSQGYNPTPKVSFSPALSVGTQSYAEYFVVQTFKPIKDLDACKVRLNVELPEGIVVNTIWLGAKTIPDKVETVYRVTTPGHLDQNRVSEFLAAEDFFIEVVRKGKQRRINARPAFTELIIDGEGSLLMTMESEISKAALKPLEVAGNLFELTTAQLAGSKLVKLAYRMI